A part of Mycobacteriales bacterium genomic DNA contains:
- a CDS encoding CbiQ family ECF transporter T component, whose amino-acid sequence MTGHRLPRMLHPGAWWLWAAALAVAASRTTNPILLVAIVAITGYVVAARRPATPWSASYAMFLKVGLLAIVIRVALYALLGSQPGAHVIVRLPVLPLPSWMAGVRIGGPITLEGVLASSYDGLRLGVIFCCIGAANALTSPRRLLKSLPGALYEAGVAITVALAVAPQAVAAVGRLRTARRIRGRSDRGLRRIRGIAIPVLEGALERSVDLAAALDARGFGRRGATPAAVRRATAGLTLIGLLAMVASSYGLVERSAPSGLGVPLLVVGAALTAAGFALGARRGGRTRYRPDPWRWPEWLVAGTGLAAAVALCLGPASALAPSTSPLVAPGLPLLPALGLLLALLPAWVAPPLPRPRPIRPSRPAPAAQPSVVGVG is encoded by the coding sequence GTGACCGGGCACCGGCTGCCGCGGATGCTGCACCCCGGTGCCTGGTGGCTCTGGGCGGCCGCCCTCGCGGTCGCGGCCAGCCGCACGACCAACCCGATCCTGCTGGTGGCGATCGTCGCGATCACGGGGTACGTCGTCGCGGCGCGGCGACCGGCGACGCCGTGGAGCGCGTCGTACGCGATGTTCCTGAAGGTCGGATTGCTCGCGATCGTCATCCGGGTCGCGCTCTACGCGCTGCTGGGCAGCCAGCCGGGCGCGCACGTCATCGTCCGGCTGCCCGTGCTCCCGTTGCCGTCCTGGATGGCAGGAGTGCGGATCGGCGGGCCGATCACGCTGGAGGGCGTGCTCGCCTCGTCGTACGACGGCCTGCGGCTCGGCGTCATCTTCTGCTGCATCGGCGCTGCCAACGCGCTGACCAGCCCGCGCCGGCTGCTGAAGTCGCTGCCCGGCGCGCTCTACGAGGCCGGCGTCGCGATCACGGTCGCCCTCGCAGTCGCCCCGCAAGCGGTGGCCGCGGTCGGCCGGCTGCGCACCGCGCGGCGGATCCGCGGCCGCTCCGACCGCGGTCTGCGCCGGATCCGCGGCATCGCGATCCCGGTGCTCGAGGGCGCCCTCGAACGCTCGGTGGACCTAGCGGCGGCGTTGGACGCCCGCGGTTTCGGCCGGCGAGGCGCGACGCCGGCGGCAGTCCGGCGGGCCACGGCAGGGCTCACGCTCATCGGGTTGCTGGCAATGGTCGCGAGCAGCTACGGGCTGGTCGAGCGGTCGGCTCCGAGCGGGCTCGGCGTACCGCTGCTCGTCGTCGGCGCTGCGCTGACCGCGGCCGGCTTCGCCCTCGGCGCCCGCCGCGGCGGCCGGACCCGCTACCGACCCGACCCGTGGCGCTGGCCCGAGTGGCTGGTCGCGGGGACCGGGCTCGCCGCCGCGGTTGCACTGTGTCTCGGGCCGGCGTCCGCACTCGCGCCGTCCACGTCCCCGTTGGTTGCGCCCGGACTTCCGCTGCTGCCCGCGCTCGGCCTGCTGCTCGCGCTGCTACCGGCGTGGGTTGCACCGCCGCTGCCTCGCCCGCGCCCGATCCGCCCAAGCCGGCCGGCGCCAGCCGCTCAACCCAGCGTGGTGGGGGTCGGATGA
- a CDS encoding nitrilase-related carbon-nitrogen hydrolase, whose protein sequence is MSVVKAAITQVAWTGDKDTMIKRHEALARDAAAAGAQIIGFQELFYGPYFGIVQDQKYYSYVEPIPGPTTERFQALAKELGLVIVLPIYEVANEGEYYNTAAVIDADGSLLGRYRKHHIPHLPQFWEKFYFRPGNLGYPVFDTAVGRVGVYICYDRHFPEGWRELGLNNAQIVFNPSATKPGLSNRLWEIEQPAAAAANQYFIAANNRIGIESEEFGDEAVKFYGSSYFVGPRGTYVGDVASTDQEELVIRDLDLDEILHARNDWQFYRDRRPDSYTKTSAP, encoded by the coding sequence ATGAGTGTTGTCAAAGCTGCCATTACCCAGGTCGCCTGGACCGGTGACAAGGACACGATGATCAAGCGTCACGAAGCGCTGGCTCGCGACGCTGCCGCCGCCGGCGCACAGATCATCGGGTTCCAGGAGCTGTTCTACGGGCCGTACTTCGGGATCGTCCAGGACCAGAAGTACTACTCCTACGTCGAGCCGATCCCCGGGCCGACGACCGAGCGCTTCCAGGCCCTCGCCAAGGAGCTCGGCCTGGTCATCGTGCTGCCGATCTACGAGGTCGCCAACGAGGGGGAGTACTACAACACCGCGGCGGTGATCGACGCCGACGGCAGCCTGCTCGGCCGCTACCGCAAGCACCACATCCCGCACCTGCCGCAGTTCTGGGAGAAGTTCTACTTCCGGCCCGGCAATCTCGGTTATCCGGTGTTCGACACCGCGGTCGGCCGGGTCGGCGTTTACATCTGCTACGACCGGCACTTCCCCGAGGGCTGGCGCGAGCTCGGGCTGAACAACGCCCAGATCGTGTTCAACCCGTCCGCGACCAAGCCCGGACTGTCGAACCGGCTGTGGGAGATCGAGCAGCCGGCCGCGGCCGCGGCCAACCAGTACTTCATCGCCGCCAACAACCGGATCGGGATCGAGTCGGAGGAGTTCGGCGACGAAGCGGTGAAGTTCTACGGGTCGAGCTACTTCGTCGGCCCGCGCGGCACCTACGTCGGTGACGTCGCGTCGACCGACCAGGAGGAGCTGGTGATCCGGGACCTCGACCTCGACGAGATCCTGCACGCGCGCAACGACTGGCAGTTCTACCGCGACCGGCGCCCCGACTCCTACACGAAGACGAGCGCACCGTGA